From a single Bacteroidales bacterium genomic region:
- a CDS encoding OmpA family protein gives ASVVLKDLASNETINVRTNSYGEVLLPLDHKSIGDSLRYQLNISKEGYKTKETVNKNVTLPGENLFSESLEKIEVFPEIVKVIEINSIFFDFDKYNIRPDAAIELDKIVKIMNEYPNMVIECGSHTDCRGSYDYNIKLSKKRAQSTANYIKQRITNPNRVSENSYGESKLINNCDCENNKISSCNEKEHQLNRRTDFFNIHFVVGKDTINPLSLGIKIINNSPLSIEMDNK, from the coding sequence TGCCAGCGTTGTGCTAAAGGATTTGGCAAGCAATGAAACTATCAATGTAAGAACTAATTCATACGGAGAAGTGCTTTTGCCTCTTGATCATAAAAGCATTGGCGATAGTTTACGTTATCAACTTAATATAAGTAAAGAAGGTTATAAAACCAAAGAAACCGTAAATAAAAATGTTACCCTTCCAGGAGAGAATCTATTCAGCGAATCACTTGAAAAGATTGAAGTATTTCCTGAGATAGTAAAGGTAATTGAAATAAACTCGATATTTTTTGATTTTGACAAATACAATATCCGACCCGATGCGGCCATTGAATTGGACAAAATTGTAAAAATTATGAATGAATATCCGAACATGGTAATCGAGTGCGGCTCACACACCGATTGTCGCGGAAGTTATGATTATAATATTAAATTATCTAAAAAAAGAGCTCAATCAACAGCAAATTATATTAAACAAAGAATTACAAATCCAAATAGAGTATCTGAAAATAGTTATGGAGAATCAAAACTTATAAATAATTGTGATTGTGAGAATAATAAAATATCTAGTTGTAATGAAAAAGAACATCAGCTGAACCGGCGTACAGATTTCTTTAATATTCATTTTGTTGTGGGTAAAGACACGATAAATCCATTAAGTTTGGGAATAAAAATAATAAATAACTCCCCGTTATCAATTGAAATGGATAATAAATGA